The genomic window AACTCGCCCGGCTTTTTGCGGAAGAGATGCGCCGTCTAGGCTACGATGAGGTTCGGATCGATTCCACCGGCAACGTCATCGGCCGGATCGGCAGCGGCGGCACCATCCTCCACTTCGACGGCCACATGGACACCGTTCAGGTCAACGACGCACCCCTTTGGAAGCATCCGCCCTTCTCCGGCGAGATTGCAGAGGGCGCCCTATGGGGCCGGGGCTCCGTTGACATGAAGTCCGCCCTCTCAGCCGCGATCTATGGTGCGGCGTTGGCCCGGGACCGGGGTGCACTGGCAGGGAAGACCGTGTACGTCACCGGCACGGTGTGCGAGGAATACTGCGACGGCGTAAATCTGCAGCATCTCTATGAGGAGCTTGCCCTAAAGCCGGACTACTGCATCATCTGCGAGCCCAGCGGCAACAAGATCACCCTGGGACACAAGGGCAAAGCCCAGGTCCGCATCATCACCCGCGGCGTATCCGCCCACGGCTCCGCCCCCGAGAAGGGCAAAAACGCCGTATATGAGATGGCCGAGATCATTGAGCGGGTGGACCAGCTCAATCGTTCCCTCTGCCGCGCCGGCGGCCCCTCGGGCACCATCGTGCTTTCGGATATTTCCTGTGTCTCCGCGTCCCTTAACGCGGTTCCCAGTCAGTGCAGCATCTATTTGGACCGGCGGCTGGCCCTGGGGGAGACATTGGATCAGGTGCGTTCGGAGATGGACCAGCTGGTGGCGGGCAAGGACGCCTATTGGGAAGTGGGTACCCTTCACCACACCTCCTGGACGGGCAAACCGCTGGACTATGAGCCCATGCATGATCCCTGGATCATTGGAAAGGATCAGCCTCTGACCCGGGCGCTCATCCGTTCCTGCGCCGAGGTCTACGGCACGGAACCGGACTTTTTCGACTTCTGGGATTTTGGCACCAACGCCATCACTCCGGTGGCCATGGGCGTACCCACCATCGGTTTTGGGCCCGGTGAATATAAACTTGCCCACATGCTGAACGAGCATTGTCCCCTGGAGCAGATCACCGATGCCTGCAGGGTCTATGCCCGGCTGATTGAAAATCTATAGCCTTTCCATCCTCCAAAGCCCCGGTATCCGCCGGGGCTTTTGCCGCTTTGACAAAGGCCCAGAAATCTTATATGGTTATCCTATCAAACGAGAAGGAGCAAAGCCATGCACCATTCCGAGACGGATTTAAAATACTGTCAGCACCTGCATGAAAAATTCTATGGACCGGGTTCCCTCCCCGGCGGCGGCGTTACCCGTCTTGGTTATTCCAAGGCGGAAGATGAGATGCACCGCCGCTTTGCCGAACTGGCCGAGGAGCTGGGCGCGGCTGTCCAGACGGATGAGGCGGGCAACACCTTTGCCTCCTGCCGCAGCGGTCCCCATGTGCTCATGGCCTCCCACCTCGATTCGGTGGTGGAGGGCGGCAGATACGACGGGGTGGCCGGCGTGATCGCGGGTCTTTTATGCCTCAAATGGGCGGGGGACGACGGCCTTCAGCTTCCCCTCCAGATCGGCGCCTTTCGATCGGAGGAGTCTAGCAACTTTGGGATCTGCACCATCGGCAGCGGTCTTGTGACGGGCAAGGTGAGCGGGGATGATATCGCGGACTACCCCAGTCAGGACGGGGTGGCTTTTCGGGATATTTTCAGCGAACGGGGCTACTCGCTGCACCCCGCCCGAATCGAGGCGCCCCTGGCCTTTTTGGAGCTTCACATCGAGCAGGGCAAGGTCCTCGATGAAACGGGGGATGCGGTGGGCATTGTCACCGACATCACCGGTTTTCGCCGCTATCTTGTGGAACTGAGGGGCAGCGCCGACCATTCCGGCGCCACGCCCATGGGCATGCGCCAGGATGCTCTATGTGCGGCGGCGGAAATCATTCTGGCCATGGAGAAACTCGGCCAGGCGGAATCGGTGCATCATTCGGTGTCCACGGTGGGCATCATCCACAACGCGCCCAACGTCCTCAATGTCATTCCCGGCCATGTGCGCCTTGGCATTGACAACCGCAGCACTGACGATGAAAGCCTCGATCGCATGCAGGCGCGTCTCCAGGATATCCTGGCGGAGGTCTGCTCCCGCCGGGCCGTGGAATACACCTCGGAGAAGATCACCCATTTCCTCCCGG from Gehongia tenuis includes these protein-coding regions:
- a CDS encoding M20 family metallo-hydrolase, translating into MHHSETDLKYCQHLHEKFYGPGSLPGGGVTRLGYSKAEDEMHRRFAELAEELGAAVQTDEAGNTFASCRSGPHVLMASHLDSVVEGGRYDGVAGVIAGLLCLKWAGDDGLQLPLQIGAFRSEESSNFGICTIGSGLVTGKVSGDDIADYPSQDGVAFRDIFSERGYSLHPARIEAPLAFLELHIEQGKVLDETGDAVGIVTDITGFRRYLVELRGSADHSGATPMGMRQDALCAAAEIILAMEKLGQAESVHHSVSTVGIIHNAPNVLNVIPGHVRLGIDNRSTDDESLDRMQARLQDILAEVCSRRAVEYTSEKITHFLPVKLDQGLEDGLAAAAEKLGLSYRRMPSGAGHDAMCFPPLCPTAMVFVPCNRGISHNPLEYTSPESILDGARVIYQYLKENF
- a CDS encoding YgeY family selenium metabolism-linked hydrolase; translation: MKFEEMKDDLIRLAQKAVQTRSYSNEEGELARLFAEEMRRLGYDEVRIDSTGNVIGRIGSGGTILHFDGHMDTVQVNDAPLWKHPPFSGEIAEGALWGRGSVDMKSALSAAIYGAALARDRGALAGKTVYVTGTVCEEYCDGVNLQHLYEELALKPDYCIICEPSGNKITLGHKGKAQVRIITRGVSAHGSAPEKGKNAVYEMAEIIERVDQLNRSLCRAGGPSGTIVLSDISCVSASLNAVPSQCSIYLDRRLALGETLDQVRSEMDQLVAGKDAYWEVGTLHHTSWTGKPLDYEPMHDPWIIGKDQPLTRALIRSCAEVYGTEPDFFDFWDFGTNAITPVAMGVPTIGFGPGEYKLAHMLNEHCPLEQITDACRVYARLIENL